Proteins from one Candidatus Binataceae bacterium genomic window:
- the proB gene encoding glutamate 5-kinase: MSQLIHKVEVLSRIRRLVVKIGSAVLSDREGLREEVFARLAAELEGVVARGLQVIVVTSGAIAAGRARVPVSAKATIAERQAAAATGQIALMTLWARHFAGQGRQIGQLLLTHSDLAEPRRRLNARHTIETLLAHGIVPVINENDSVAVEEIRFGDNDNLSALVASLVEAQLLVILTDVAGVLTGDPRRRPDAALIPLIADPDAAMKGLVAEAAGPLGTGGMETKLRAARQAARAGVAVVIASGQEPDTLAGVLDPACSSGTLILPARTRLRGRKHWIAFALRPAGRLSVDRGAAEALRHKGRSLLPSGVSEVRGEFGAGACVSLIDPEGQEFGRGLVNYPAADVLKLQGRRSAEIAAILGYQVADEIIHRDNLVLL; encoded by the coding sequence ATGTCGCAGCTAATTCATAAAGTTGAAGTGCTGAGTCGGATCCGCCGATTAGTGGTGAAAATCGGCAGCGCCGTGCTGTCCGATCGCGAGGGGCTGCGCGAGGAGGTCTTTGCTCGCCTCGCGGCGGAACTGGAGGGGGTAGTCGCGCGCGGCTTGCAAGTGATCGTGGTTACTTCCGGCGCGATCGCGGCCGGTCGGGCGCGGGTTCCGGTCAGCGCCAAGGCTACCATCGCGGAGCGCCAGGCCGCGGCCGCCACCGGCCAGATCGCGCTGATGACGCTGTGGGCGCGTCACTTTGCTGGGCAGGGACGCCAGATCGGCCAGCTGCTGTTGACCCATTCGGATCTGGCCGAACCACGCCGGCGGCTCAATGCTCGTCATACCATCGAAACTTTGCTGGCCCACGGCATCGTACCGGTTATCAATGAAAACGACAGCGTGGCGGTGGAAGAGATCCGTTTCGGCGACAACGACAATCTCTCCGCCCTGGTGGCCAGCCTGGTGGAGGCTCAACTGCTGGTAATTCTCACCGACGTGGCCGGAGTCTTGACCGGCGATCCGCGCCGGCGACCCGACGCGGCGCTGATTCCGCTCATCGCCGATCCCGACGCCGCGATGAAGGGGTTGGTCGCGGAAGCGGCCGGGCCGCTGGGCACCGGCGGGATGGAGACCAAGTTGCGCGCCGCGCGCCAAGCCGCGCGCGCGGGGGTCGCGGTCGTGATCGCTTCGGGCCAGGAGCCCGATACGCTGGCCGGCGTGCTCGATCCGGCCTGTTCCAGCGGTACGCTCATCCTGCCCGCGCGCACTCGGCTGCGCGGTCGCAAGCACTGGATCGCGTTCGCGCTTAGGCCCGCCGGCCGCCTGAGCGTAGATCGCGGGGCGGCCGAGGCGCTGCGGCACAAGGGGCGCAGTCTGCTGCCCTCGGGGGTAAGCGAGGTGCGCGGCGAATTCGGCGCCGGCGCCTGCGTGAGCCTAATCGATCCCGAGGGGCAGGAGTTCGGGCGTGGACTGGTCAATTATCCGGCCGCCGACGTGCTGAAATTGCAAGGCCGGCGTTCGGCCGAAATTGCCGCCATCCTGGGCTACCAGGTGGCCGACGAGATCATCCATCGCGACAACCTCGTGCTACTATGA
- the obgE gene encoding GTPase ObgE, with the protein MRKFIDEARVFTRAGNGGNGAIAFLREKYRPFGGPAGGDGGKGGDVILEADEGLSTLLDFKYRPRLVARSGEPGRGKEQYGRAGDDLVVRVPAGTIARDEATGEILADLVVPGERGIVAHGGLGGRGNMHFATATRQAPRIATPGGAGEERWVLLELRLVADVGLVGLPNAGKSTLLAALTAARPKIASYPFTTLSPNLGRVQVDDHRDFTIADIPGLIEGAHEGHGLGVRFLRHLARTRILLFVLDLSSDPERDYIVVRGEIGAFDRSLLERPALIALNKLDVVEPAQAQAAQKAMAASGLEVFPISAQQHTGCESLIVALSRHLS; encoded by the coding sequence GTGCGAAAGTTTATCGACGAAGCCCGGGTTTTCACTCGCGCCGGCAACGGTGGCAACGGCGCGATCGCATTCCTGCGCGAAAAATATCGACCCTTCGGCGGTCCCGCCGGTGGTGACGGGGGCAAAGGTGGGGATGTTATCTTGGAGGCCGACGAAGGGCTCTCTACCCTGCTTGATTTCAAATATCGGCCGCGCCTGGTCGCACGCAGCGGCGAACCGGGCCGTGGCAAAGAACAATACGGACGAGCGGGCGACGATCTAGTGGTGCGGGTGCCGGCGGGGACCATCGCCCGAGACGAAGCTACGGGTGAGATCCTGGCCGACCTAGTGGTGCCGGGGGAGCGTGGAATCGTCGCTCACGGCGGGTTGGGCGGGCGCGGCAACATGCATTTTGCCACTGCCACCCGCCAGGCCCCTCGGATCGCCACGCCCGGCGGCGCCGGCGAGGAGCGCTGGGTGTTGCTGGAATTGCGCCTGGTGGCCGACGTCGGGTTGGTGGGCCTGCCCAATGCCGGCAAGTCCACCTTGCTGGCGGCGCTGACCGCAGCTCGGCCCAAGATAGCGTCCTATCCGTTTACCACCCTGAGCCCCAATCTGGGCCGCGTGCAGGTGGACGACCATCGCGATTTCACCATCGCTGATATTCCGGGCCTGATCGAGGGTGCCCATGAGGGGCATGGTTTGGGGGTGCGCTTCTTGCGCCACCTGGCCCGCACTCGGATACTGCTGTTCGTGTTGGACTTGAGCTCCGATCCCGAGCGCGATTATATCGTGGTGCGGGGCGAGATTGGTGCTTTCGATCGCAGTCTGCTCGAGCGTCCCGCCCTGATTGCGCTCAACAAGCTGGACGTGGTTGAGCCCGCGCAGGCGCAGGCCGCCCAAAAAGCGATGGCGGCAAGCGGCCTCGAAGTCTTTCCAATCTCCGCCCAGCAGCACACCGGATGCGAGTCGTTGATCGTCGCTTTGTCGCGCCATCTAAGCTGA